The following coding sequences lie in one Arabidopsis thaliana chromosome 3, partial sequence genomic window:
- the ALPHA-SNAP1 gene encoding alpha-soluble NSF attachment protein 1 (alpha-soluble NSF attachment protein 1 (ALPHA-SNAP1); FUNCTIONS IN: soluble NSF attachment protein activity, binding; INVOLVED IN: intracellular protein transport; LOCATED IN: plasma membrane; EXPRESSED IN: cultured cell; CONTAINS InterPro DOMAIN/s: NSF attachment protein (InterPro:IPR000744), Tetratricopeptide-like helical (InterPro:IPR011990); BEST Arabidopsis thaliana protein match is: alpha-soluble NSF attachment protein 2 (TAIR:AT3G56190.1); Has 606 Blast hits to 606 proteins in 226 species: Archae - 0; Bacteria - 0; Metazoa - 260; Fungi - 145; Plants - 93; Viruses - 11; Other Eukaryotes - 97 (source: NCBI BLink).): MFFVKGEGFFYPLFIELRNLIRYQTTRVSNSSRDFNLSQQHCSCFRPKRRHEAHLSFIGTLQYSKQRTITRAASATIARRQLLLLFDITFSSSSSCYYFQKKAEKKLNRRRRFDTKYEDAADLLEKARDSYKLAKSWDQAGIAYLKLADCHLKANSLANTYMIMDECMDHEIAEYYESDEMFEQAIAYYETAAEFFQIEEVTTSANQCNLKVAQYASQLEQQSRFMKTQARHSLNNKLLKYGVKGHLLTAGMCHLCKADVVSITNALEKYQDLDPTFSGTRECKFLADLASAIDEEDIAKFTDVSKEIDSVSPLVWAVNHMQLFGCKLCLVLDHDNNVVEGKREVQGQGAGGGCKLYLIEGKCILDWNNVYTKRIYNYTNF; this comes from the exons ATGTTTTTTGTAAAAGGTGAGGGTTTTTTTTACCCACTTTTCATAGAGCTGAGGAACTTGATAAGATATCAAACAACAAGAGTCTCCAACTCAAGCAGAGACTTCAATCTCTCACAACAACACTGCAGCTGTTTCAGGCCCAAAAGGAGACACGAAGCCCATCTCTCATTCATCGGAACTCTGCAATACTCAAAACAGAGAACCATCACGCGAGCCGCTTCAGCTACCATCGCTCGCCGCCAactcttgttgttgtttgatatcactttctcttcttcaagcagTTGCTACTACTTTCAGAAGAAAGCTGAGAAGAAGCTTAACAGACGGAGAAGATTCGACACTAAGTACGAGGATGCTGCTGATCTGCTCGAGAAAGCACGTGATTCCTATAAGCTTGCCAAATCAT GGGATCAAGCTGGAATAGCTTATCTAAAACTTGCCGATTGTCACTTAAAGGCAAATTCTTTGGCAAACACATATATGATAATGGACGAATGTATGGATCAT GAAATTGCTGAGTATTATGAATCTGATGAGATGTTCGAGCAAGCTATTGCTTACTATGAAACGGCAGCTGAATTCTTTCAAATAGAAGAAGTGACCACCTCTGCAAACCAGTGCAATCTAAAGGTTGCACAATATGCTTCCCAGCTAGAGCA GCAATCCAGATTTATGAAGACACAGGCACGCCATTCACTCAACAATAAGTTGCTTAAGTATGGAGTTAAAGGCCATCTTCTCACTGCTGGCATGTGCCACTTATGCAAAGCTGATGTTGTTTCCATCACTAATGCACTGGAGAAATAtcag GATCTGGATCCGACTTTTTCAGGAACACGGGAATGCAAGTTCTTAGCG GACCTTGCTTCTGCTATCGATGAAGAAGACATTGCAAAGTTCACAGACGTTTCCAAGGAAATTGATAGCGTGAGTCCACTGGTATGGGCAGTAAACCACATGCAACTATTTGGATGTAAACTCTGTCTGGTTCTTGATCATGACAACAATGTTGTTGAGGGTAAAAGAGAAGTTCAAGGCCAGGGAGCTGGAGGAGGATGCAAGCTTTACTTGATTGAAGGAAAATGTATTCTTGATTGGAACAATGTATATACAAAAAGGATTTATAACTACACTAATTTCTAG
- the ATG18D gene encoding autophagy 18 D-like protein (homolog of yeast autophagy 18 (ATG18) D (ATG18D); CONTAINS InterPro DOMAIN/s: WD40 repeat-like-containing domain (InterPro:IPR011046), WD40 repeat (InterPro:IPR001680), WD40/YVTN repeat-like-containing domain (InterPro:IPR015943), WD40 repeat, subgroup (InterPro:IPR019781); BEST Arabidopsis thaliana protein match is: homolog of yeast autophagy 18C (TAIR:AT2G40810.2); Has 1451 Blast hits to 1383 proteins in 243 species: Archae - 0; Bacteria - 34; Metazoa - 579; Fungi - 434; Plants - 212; Viruses - 2; Other Eukaryotes - 190 (source: NCBI BLink).), with amino-acid sequence MDPRRNFQPGGYDSRNTFTSGSFGPPDFGESDEAELVSVSWNQDYSCFAAGTSHGFRIYNCEPFKETFRRELKDGGFKIVEMLFRSNILALVGGGPNSQYPSNKVLIWDDHQGRCISEFTFRSEIRAVKLRRDRIVVVLEHKIYVYNFMDLRLLHQIENMANPRGLCCLSHHMNTSVLACPGIRRGEVRVEHFGLNMVQIINAHDSNIACMTLTLDGLLLATASTKGTLIRIFNTMDGTRLQEVRRGVDRADIYSIALSPNVQWLAVSSDKGTVHIFSLRVRVIGEDAYSTEHETSSNSLQPLVSPASGANPGSSLSFLRGVLPKYFSSEWSFSQFHVPEVTQYFAAFGAQNTIAIIGLDGSFYRCNFDPVNGGEMTQLEHFHFLKQDSPR; translated from the exons ATGGATCCTCGGAGAAACTTCCAACCAGGTGGCTATGACTCTCGGAATACCTTCACTTCAGGATCTTTTGGGCCTCCAGATTTTGGTGAAAGTGATGAAGCAGAGttggtttctgtttcttgGAATCAGGATTACAGTTGTTTTGCTGCTGGCACTAGCCATGGTTTTCGTATATATAACTGTGAACCGTTCAAGGAAACTTTTAGGCGAGAGCTGAAGGATGGAGGGTTTAAAATTGTAGAGATGCTTTTCCGGAGTAATATCTTGGCGCTTGTTGGTGGTGGACCTAACTCCCAGTACCCTTCAAATAAAGTATTGATTTGGGATGATCATCAGGGGCGCTGCATCAGTGAGTTTACTTTTCGGTCGGAAATTCGTGCAGTGAAGTTAAGAAGAGATCgaattgttgttgttcttgagcACAAGATATATGTCTACAATTTTATGGATCTAAGACTTCTTCATCAGATTGAAAATATGGCAAATCCAAGGGGACTATGTTGCCTCTCTCATCACATGAATACATCTGTCTTGGCTTGTCCAGGTATTCGTCGAGGAGAGGTCCGAGTTGAACATTTTGGGCTTAACATGGTTCAAATCATTAATGCTCATGATTCTAATATCGCGTGCATGACCTTGACATTGGATGGCTTGCTCCTTGCAACTGCCAGTACAAAGGGAACTCTGATTAGAATTTTCAACACGATGGACGGAACTCGTCTGCAAGAG GTCCGAAGAGGCGTGGACAGAGCAGATATCTATAGCATTGCTCTATCACCAAACGTGCAGTGGCTTGCAGTATCAAGCGACAAGGGGACTGTTCACATTTTCTCTCTCAGAGTGAGAGTTATAGGGGAGGACGCATACTCCACTGAACATGAGACTTCTTCAAATTCCCTGCAGCCTCTTGTTTCTCCAGCCAGTGGTGCCAACCCTGGTTCGTCATTGTCTTTTCTGAGAG GTGTTCTACCAAAATATTTCAGCTCGGAATGGTCATTTTCTCAGTTCCATGTACCTGAAGTCACCCAATACTTTGCAGCATTTGGTGCTCAGAACACAATTGCAATTATTGGCTTGGACGGAAG TTTCTACAGGTGCAATTTCGATCCAGTGAACGGAGGAGAGATGACTCAGCTTGAACATTTCCATTTTCTGAAGCAAGATAGCCCGAGATAG
- a CDS encoding myosin heavy chain-like protein (myosin heavy chain-related; FUNCTIONS IN: molecular_function unknown; INVOLVED IN: biological_process unknown; LOCATED IN: plasma membrane; EXPRESSED IN: 22 plant structures; EXPRESSED DURING: 13 growth stages; BEST Arabidopsis thaliana protein match is: unknown protein (TAIR:AT2G40820.1); Has 486 Blast hits to 458 proteins in 133 species: Archae - 0; Bacteria - 70; Metazoa - 142; Fungi - 25; Plants - 111; Viruses - 1; Other Eukaryotes - 137 (source: NCBI BLink).), whose translation MTKVCPEIEGTLSLSVVPVSVDVSFASDHFPTYKLGPDNQIVEEPKEDEKGPSVKETVEKESELLSDQHKRLSVRDLASKFDKNLAAAVSLANEAKLREVASLEGHVMLKKLRDALEYMRGRTDGQNKQDVETAISMVEALAVKLTQNEGELIQEKFEVKKLGNFLKQTSEDAKKLVNQEKSFSCAEIETARAVVLRLGEAFEEQERISEASRAQGPDVEKLVEEVQEARQIKRMHHPTKVMGMQHELHGLRNRIQEKYMNSVKLHKEIAIIKRVEESKSCPFVLEGKQSLGSCLRIRVNAQDNAPDLSNCSIQWYRAACETSRREAISGAIQSMYAPEPFDVGRILQADILSNGQKFTVTTDDPVDPDSGLPSRVESLMRKSNSEFSVVISQMNGQDYASRSHVFTVGKTRIKLSRGWITKARELYSTSMQLCGVRGNIKAPTKAVFWQPRKSLTFILTFESEHERNAAIALARKYAFDCSVTLLGPDD comes from the exons ATGACGAAAGTGTGTCCTGAAATAGAAGGGACATTATCTTTATCAGTGGTTCCAGTATCAGTAGATGTGAGCTTTGCTTCTGATCACTTTCcaacatataaattaggaCCTGATAATCAGATAGTAGAGGAACCaaaggaagatgaaaaagGTCCATCTGTGAAGGAGACTGTCGAGAAAGAGAGCGAGTTGTTGTCTGATCAGCACAAGCGGCTTTCGGTCCGTGACCTCGCTAGTAAATTCGACAAGAATCTTGCTGCAGCTGTTAGTTTGGCTAATGAG GCTAAGTTAAGAGAGGTGGCTTCTTTGGAGGGACATGTTATGTTGAAGAAGCTAAGGGATGCTTTAGAATACATGAGAGGACGCACGGATGGGCAAAACAAACAGGATGTGGAGACAGCTATCTCCATG GTGGAAGCTCTAGCTGTGAAGTTAACTCAGAATGAAGGTGAATTGATTCAGGAGAAGTTTGAAGTGAAGAAACTAGGAAACTTCCTCAAGCAG ACTTCAGAAGATGCAAAGAAACTGGTAAATCAAGAAAAGTCATTCTCTTGTGCTGAGATCGAAACTGCAAGGGCCGTTGTGCTGAGACTTGGAGAGGCttttgaagaacaagaacGGATTTCTGAAGCTTCTAGAGCTCAGGGGCCG GATGTGGAGAAATTGGTTGAGGAAGTTCAAGAGGCTAGGCAAATCAAACGGATGCATCACCCAACAAAG GTGATGGGCATGCAACACGAGCTTCATGGTTTAAGGAATCGAATCCAAGAGAAGTATATGAATTCTGTTAAACTTCATAAAGAG ATAGCAATAATCAAGAGAGTTGAGGAATCCAAGTCTTGTCCATTTGTTCTTGAAGGCAAACAAAGTCTCGGCTCTTGCTTAAGAATCCGTGTCAATGCTCAAGACAATGCTCCAGATCTTTCCAACTGTTCTATTCAGTGGTATCGTGCAGCATGTGAAACTAGTCGCAGGGAAGCTATATCTG GTGCCATCCAATCGATGTATGCTCCAGAACCATTTGATGTTGGGAGGATATTACAGGCAGACATTCTTTCAAATGGTCAAAAGTTCACAGTTACAACCGATGATCCAGTTGATCCTG ATTCTGGCTTGCCATCCCGCGTAGAGTCGCTGATGCGAAAGTCTAACAGTGAATTCAGT gTGGTTATATCGCAGATGAATGGACAAGACTATGCATCTCGATCGCACGTTTTTACCGTTGGAAAGACGAGGATAAAGCTGTCTCGAGGATGGATCACAAAGGCGAGAGAATTATATTCGACATCCATGCAG CTCTGTGGAGTTAGAGGCAATATTAAGGCTCCTACCAAGGCAGTGTTCTGGCAACCAAGAAAGAGTCTAACTTTCATACTAACCTTTGAGTCAGAACACGAACGTAACGCAGCCATAGCCCTTGCTCGAAAATACGCTTTCGATTGCAGT GTTACACTGCTTGGTCCAGATGATTAA
- the ATG18D gene encoding autophagy 18 D-like protein has translation MDPRRNFQPGGYDSRNTFTSGSFGPPDFGESDEAELVSVSWNQDYSCFAAGTSHGFRIYNCEPFKETFRRELKDGGFKIVEMLFRSNILALVGGGPNSQYPSNKVLIWDDHQGRCISEFTFRSEIRAVKLRRDRIVVVLEHKIYVYNFMDLRLLHQIENMANPRGLCCLSHHMNTSVLACPGIRRGEVRVEHFGLNMVQIINAHDSNIACMTLTLDGLLLATASTKGTLIRIFNTMDGTRLQEVRRGVDRADIYSIALSPNVQWLAVSSDKGTVHIFSLRVRVIGEDAYSTEHETSSNSLQPLVSPASGANPGSSLSFLRGVLPKYFSSEWSFSQFHVPEVTQYFAAFGAQNTIAIIGLDGR, from the exons ATGGATCCTCGGAGAAACTTCCAACCAGGTGGCTATGACTCTCGGAATACCTTCACTTCAGGATCTTTTGGGCCTCCAGATTTTGGTGAAAGTGATGAAGCAGAGttggtttctgtttcttgGAATCAGGATTACAGTTGTTTTGCTGCTGGCACTAGCCATGGTTTTCGTATATATAACTGTGAACCGTTCAAGGAAACTTTTAGGCGAGAGCTGAAGGATGGAGGGTTTAAAATTGTAGAGATGCTTTTCCGGAGTAATATCTTGGCGCTTGTTGGTGGTGGACCTAACTCCCAGTACCCTTCAAATAAAGTATTGATTTGGGATGATCATCAGGGGCGCTGCATCAGTGAGTTTACTTTTCGGTCGGAAATTCGTGCAGTGAAGTTAAGAAGAGATCgaattgttgttgttcttgagcACAAGATATATGTCTACAATTTTATGGATCTAAGACTTCTTCATCAGATTGAAAATATGGCAAATCCAAGGGGACTATGTTGCCTCTCTCATCACATGAATACATCTGTCTTGGCTTGTCCAGGTATTCGTCGAGGAGAGGTCCGAGTTGAACATTTTGGGCTTAACATGGTTCAAATCATTAATGCTCATGATTCTAATATCGCGTGCATGACCTTGACATTGGATGGCTTGCTCCTTGCAACTGCCAGTACAAAGGGAACTCTGATTAGAATTTTCAACACGATGGACGGAACTCGTCTGCAAGAG GTCCGAAGAGGCGTGGACAGAGCAGATATCTATAGCATTGCTCTATCACCAAACGTGCAGTGGCTTGCAGTATCAAGCGACAAGGGGACTGTTCACATTTTCTCTCTCAGAGTGAGAGTTATAGGGGAGGACGCATACTCCACTGAACATGAGACTTCTTCAAATTCCCTGCAGCCTCTTGTTTCTCCAGCCAGTGGTGCCAACCCTGGTTCGTCATTGTCTTTTCTGAGAG GTGTTCTACCAAAATATTTCAGCTCGGAATGGTCATTTTCTCAGTTCCATGTACCTGAAGTCACCCAATACTTTGCAGCATTTGGTGCTCAGAACACAATTGCAATTATTGGCTTGGACGGAAGGTAG
- the ATG18D gene encoding autophagy 18 D-like protein, translated as MDPRRNFQPGGYDSRNTFTSGSFGPPDFGESDEAELVSVSWNQDYSCFAAGTSHGFRIYNCEPFKETFRRELKDGGFKIVEMLFRSNILALVGGGPNSQYPSNKVLIWDDHQGRCISEFTFRSEIRAVKLRRDRIVVVLEHKIYVYNFMDLRLLHQIENMANPRGLCCLSHHMNTSVLACPGIRRGEVRVEHFGLNMVQIINAHDSNIACMTLTLDGLLLATASTKGTLIRIFNTMDGTRLQEVRRGVDRADIYSIALSPNVQWLAVSSDKGTVHIFSLRVRVIGEDAYSTEHETSSNSLQPLVSPASGANPGSSLSFLRGKTEIRRYLKK; from the exons ATGGATCCTCGGAGAAACTTCCAACCAGGTGGCTATGACTCTCGGAATACCTTCACTTCAGGATCTTTTGGGCCTCCAGATTTTGGTGAAAGTGATGAAGCAGAGttggtttctgtttcttgGAATCAGGATTACAGTTGTTTTGCTGCTGGCACTAGCCATGGTTTTCGTATATATAACTGTGAACCGTTCAAGGAAACTTTTAGGCGAGAGCTGAAGGATGGAGGGTTTAAAATTGTAGAGATGCTTTTCCGGAGTAATATCTTGGCGCTTGTTGGTGGTGGACCTAACTCCCAGTACCCTTCAAATAAAGTATTGATTTGGGATGATCATCAGGGGCGCTGCATCAGTGAGTTTACTTTTCGGTCGGAAATTCGTGCAGTGAAGTTAAGAAGAGATCgaattgttgttgttcttgagcACAAGATATATGTCTACAATTTTATGGATCTAAGACTTCTTCATCAGATTGAAAATATGGCAAATCCAAGGGGACTATGTTGCCTCTCTCATCACATGAATACATCTGTCTTGGCTTGTCCAGGTATTCGTCGAGGAGAGGTCCGAGTTGAACATTTTGGGCTTAACATGGTTCAAATCATTAATGCTCATGATTCTAATATCGCGTGCATGACCTTGACATTGGATGGCTTGCTCCTTGCAACTGCCAGTACAAAGGGAACTCTGATTAGAATTTTCAACACGATGGACGGAACTCGTCTGCAAGAG GTCCGAAGAGGCGTGGACAGAGCAGATATCTATAGCATTGCTCTATCACCAAACGTGCAGTGGCTTGCAGTATCAAGCGACAAGGGGACTGTTCACATTTTCTCTCTCAGAGTGAGAGTTATAGGGGAGGACGCATACTCCACTGAACATGAGACTTCTTCAAATTCCCTGCAGCCTCTTGTTTCTCCAGCCAGTGGTGCCAACCCTGGTTCGTCATTGTCTTTTCTGAGAGGTAAGACAGAAATTAGGAGATATCTGAAAAAATGA
- a CDS encoding GroES-like zinc-binding alcohol dehydrogenase family protein (GroES-like zinc-binding alcohol dehydrogenase family protein; FUNCTIONS IN: oxidoreductase activity, binding, zinc ion binding, catalytic activity; INVOLVED IN: oxidation reduction, metabolic process; LOCATED IN: peroxisome; EXPRESSED IN: 22 plant structures; EXPRESSED DURING: 13 growth stages; CONTAINS InterPro DOMAIN/s: GroES-like (InterPro:IPR011032), NAD(P)-binding domain (InterPro:IPR016040), Alcohol dehydrogenase GroES-like (InterPro:IPR013154), Quinone oxidoreductase/zeta-crystallin, conserved site (InterPro:IPR002364), Alcohol dehydrogenase, C-terminal (InterPro:IPR013149), Alcohol dehydrogenase superfamily, zinc-containing (InterPro:IPR002085); BEST Arabidopsis thaliana protein match is: oxidoreductase, zinc-binding dehydrogenase family protein (TAIR:AT4G21580.1); Has 42737 Blast hits to 42567 proteins in 2748 species: Archae - 582; Bacteria - 27121; Metazoa - 1964; Fungi - 3760; Plants - 1452; Viruses - 3; Other Eukaryotes - 7855 (source: NCBI BLink).) has translation MEALVCRKLGDPTATNPGSPESPVEVSKTHPIPSLNSDTSVRVRVIATSLNYANYLQILGKYQEKPPLPFIPGSDYSGIVDAIGPAVTKFRVGDRVCSFADLGSFAQFIVADQSRLFLVPERCDMVAAAALPVAFGTSHVALVHRARLTSGQVLLVLGAAGGVGLAAVQIGKVCGAIVIAVARGTEKIQLLKSMGVDHVVDLGTENVISSVKEFIKTRKLKGVDVLYDPVGGKLTKESMKVLKWGAQILVIGFASGEIPVIPANIALVKNWTVHGLYWGSYRIHQPNVLEDSIKELLSWLSRGLITIHISHTYSLSQANLAFGDLKDRKAIGKVMIALDHKTALSSKL, from the exons ATGGAGGCTTTGGTTTGCCGGAAATTGGGAGATCCAACTGCGACGAATCCAGGTAGTCCAGAATCTCCGGTAGAAGTAAGCAAGACTCATCCGATCCCGTCTTTGAATTCAGACACGTCGGTGAGAGTCAGAGTTATTGCTACGAGCTTGAATTACGCAAATTACCTTCAGATTCTCGGGAAATACCAGGAGAAACCTCCGTTACCTTTCATTCCGGGCTCTGATTACTCCGGAATCGTCGACGCGATTGGTCCCGCCGTCACCAAATTCCGCGTTGGAGATCGTGTCTGTTCTTTCGCCGATCTCGGTTCCTTCGCTCAGTTTATCGTCGCTGATCAATCTCGTTTGTTCCTTGTACCGGAAAGATGTGACATGGTTGCTGCAGCTGCGCTTCCTGTTGCGTTTGGGACTTCTCATGTAGCACTTGTTCATAGAGCTCGTTTAACATCTGGTCAG GTCTTATTGGTTCTAGGTGCTGCTGGTGGCGTTGGCCTTGCAGCTGTTCAAATCGGTAAGGTTTGTGGAGCCATTGTCATTGCAGTTGCTAG AGGAACTGAGAAGATTCAACTGTTGAAGTCAATGGGAGTGGATCATGTTGTTGATCTAGGCACTGAGAATGTTATTTCAAGTGTGAAAGAGTTTATCAAGACAAGAAAGCTTAAAGGAGTTGATGTTCTGTATGATCCTGTTGGAGGGAAACTAACCAAGGAGTCCATGAAAGTTCTGAAATGGGGAGCCCAGATTCTGGTGATAGGTTTCGCCAGCGGCGAAATACCTGTCATTCCTGCTAATATAGCACTTGTTAAG AACTGGACGGTTCATGGTCTTTACTGGGGTAGCTACAGGATCCATCAGCCCAATGTCCTTGAAGATTCCATCAAAGAGTTATTGTCATGGCTTTCCCGAGGATTGATCACTATTCACATCTCTCATACCTATAGCCTCTCCCAG GCCAATCTTGCATTCGGGGACCTCAAAGACAGGAAGGCAATTGGAAAAGTGATGATTGCTCTCGACCACAAGACTGCCCTGTCTTCAAAACTATAG
- a CDS encoding F-box family protein (F-box family protein; CONTAINS InterPro DOMAIN/s: F-box domain, cyclin-like (InterPro:IPR001810), F-box domain, Skp2-like (InterPro:IPR022364); BEST Arabidopsis thaliana protein match is: F-box family protein (TAIR:AT1G57790.1); Has 460 Blast hits to 453 proteins in 18 species: Archae - 0; Bacteria - 0; Metazoa - 0; Fungi - 0; Plants - 460; Viruses - 0; Other Eukaryotes - 0 (source: NCBI BLink).), which yields MVTRRRSKKKKKTKRKKQSSKEKEKYQTFINLPCDLLQLVISRLPLKDNIRASAVCKTWHEACVSLRVIHTSPWLIYFSKTDDSYELYDPSMQKNCNLHFPELSGFRVCYSKDGWLLMYNPNSYQLLFFNPFTRDCVPMPTLWMAYDQRMAFSCAPTSTSCLLFTVTSVTWNYITIKTYFANAKEWKTSVFKNRLQRNFNTFEQIVFSNGVFYCLTNTGCLALFDPSLNYWNVLPGRPPKRPGSNGCFMTEHQGEIFLIYMYRHMNPTVLKLDLTSFEWAERKTLGGLTIYASALSSESRAEQQKQSGIWNCLCLSVFHGFKRTCIYYKVDEESEVCFKWKKQNPYENIWIMPPLNLIDLPLFDHRI from the exons ATGGTTACCAGAAGAAG gtcgaagaagaagaagaagacgaaaaggaagaaacagagtagcaaggaaaaagaaaagtatcaAACTTTCATAAACCTTCCTTGTGATCTCTTACAACTGGTAATTTCTCGTCTCCCGTTGAAAGATAACATCCGTGCTTCTGCTGTCTGCAAAACATGGCACGAAGCTTGTGTTTCTCTTCGAGTGATACATACATCTCCTTGGCTTATTTACTTCTCCAAAACAGACGATTCCTATGAACTTTATGACCCATCAATGCAGAAAAACTGCAATCTTCACTTCCCTGAGTTATCCGGTTTTCGAGTTTGTTACTCCAAAGATGGTTGGTTACTCATGTACAATCCCAATTCTTATCAACTCCTTTTCTTCAATCCCTTTACTCGTGATTGCGTACCCATGCCTACGCTTTGGATGGCATATGATCAAAGAATGGCTTTCTCTTGTGCTCCTACATCAACTAGTTGTCTCTTGTTCACTGTCACTTCTGTCACTTGGAATTACATCACCATCAAGACATATTTTGCTAATGCTAAAGAGTGGAAAACATCTGTGTTCAAGAATCGGTTACAGCGAAACTTCAACACTTTCGAGCAGATTGTCTTCTCCAATGGTGTCTTCTACTGCCTCACAAACACCGGATGCTTAGCTCTCTTTGACCCATCTTTGAATTATTGGAATGTTCTTCCTGGGAGACCTCCTAAACGTCCTGGAAGCAACGGATGCTTTATGACAGAACACCAAGGAGAGATCTTTCTCATTTATATGTACAGACACATGAACCCAACAGTGCTTAAACTTGACCTTACTAGCTTTGAATGGGCTGAGAGGAAAACACTGGGAGGCTTGACGATCTACGCAAGCGCTTTGTCTTCTGAATCCAGAGCCGAGCAGCAGAAGCAGAGTGGAATATGGAACTGTTTGTGTCTCTCTGTGTTCCATGGATTCAAGAGGACTTGCATATATTATAAGGTTGATGAAGAGAGTGAGGTTTGCTTCAAGTGGAAAAAACAGAACCCTTATGAGAATATCTGGATCATGCCACCACTCAACCTCATTGATCTCCCTTTGTTTGATCATCGTATCTAG